A genomic segment from Alistipes senegalensis JC50 encodes:
- a CDS encoding efflux RND transporter permease subunit — protein sequence MNLPEYSLRNAKVIWFFLFVLLAGGALGFSTLGKKEDSVFVIKSASLVCSYPGATPPEVEELITEPIEREVQSMRLVHKITSESYYGVSKIQVELDPATPAREIPQLWDELRRKVLNVQPKLPAGASQITVADDFGDVYGIYYGLSVDGGFSWSELRDWAQRLKTALVTIDGVQKVTLYGEQTPVVNVYVSLAALANFSIRPETIVSTIGQQNSIVDSGEKQAGKLRIQILEDGTYKTLDDLADQLLFATSGKQYRLGDIARVERGYAEPPQTMMRVDGRRAVGIGISTEAGVDVVKAGAKIDGVLASLTRQMPVGMELTVLYPENRIAREANSTFILNLAESVAIVILIIMLVMGFRAGVLIGSSLLFSIGGTLLLMQFLGEGLNRTSLAGFIIAMGMLVDNAIVVTDNAQQAMLRGAGRSKAVVDGANAPRWSLLGATLIAIFSFLPLYLAPSSVAEIVKPLFVVLALSLLLSWVLALTQTPLFGNFMLRVKPLGRDPYDTKFYRAFDRFLAALLRRRWAVVAVVVGLFALSLVVMGLMPQNFFPSLDKPYFRADVLLPEGYDIRDTERNLLSMEEWLREQPEVKTVSMTLGSTPPRYYLASSSVSMRPNFGNVLVELHDKRQTESVEARFNAWVTANLPDVWLRSSLFKLSPVPDAAIEFGFIGENADTLRRLTAAAEEVMWRTPGAVNIRNGWGNRVPMWQPVYSQMKGQRIGITRSQMARGITIATQGYALGEYREGDQFMPILLKDENIGSYNLTNLQALPIFSPSGKVFSIEQATDGFRFDFRPGVIKRFNRQRVMKAQCDPARGVNTMQLFAALRDSIDRAVVLPEGYSMKIFGEQESQQESNEALAEYMPLTLVLILIVLLLLFRNYREPVVILLMIPLIFIGVVLGLAVTGKVFNFFSLLGLLGLVGMNIKNAVVLVEQIGVLRAAGKDPYEALTSATRSRIVPVAMASGTTILGMLPLLFDSMFGAMAATIMGGLLVATLLTVCVLPVVYALFYNIRKP from the coding sequence ATGAACCTGCCCGAATATTCCCTGCGAAACGCCAAAGTGATTTGGTTTTTCCTCTTCGTCCTGCTGGCCGGCGGGGCGCTGGGCTTCTCGACGCTGGGCAAGAAAGAGGATTCGGTCTTCGTCATCAAATCGGCGTCGCTCGTCTGCTCCTACCCGGGAGCTACGCCTCCGGAGGTCGAGGAGCTCATTACCGAGCCCATCGAACGCGAGGTGCAGTCGATGCGCCTCGTGCACAAGATCACTTCCGAATCCTATTACGGCGTTTCGAAGATCCAGGTCGAACTGGACCCCGCCACGCCTGCCCGCGAGATTCCCCAGCTGTGGGACGAACTGCGCCGCAAGGTGCTCAACGTCCAGCCGAAACTGCCCGCCGGGGCGTCGCAGATCACCGTCGCCGACGATTTCGGCGATGTTTACGGCATCTATTACGGACTCTCCGTCGATGGAGGATTCTCGTGGTCGGAGCTGCGCGACTGGGCCCAGCGGCTGAAAACGGCCCTCGTGACGATCGACGGCGTGCAGAAAGTGACCCTTTACGGCGAACAGACGCCCGTGGTCAACGTCTACGTCAGCCTTGCGGCGCTGGCCAACTTCTCCATCCGCCCCGAAACCATCGTCTCGACCATCGGCCAGCAGAACTCCATCGTCGATAGCGGGGAGAAGCAGGCCGGGAAGCTCCGCATACAGATTCTCGAAGACGGGACCTACAAGACGCTCGACGACCTGGCGGACCAGCTGCTGTTCGCCACCTCGGGCAAGCAGTACCGCTTGGGCGACATCGCCCGCGTCGAGCGGGGTTACGCCGAGCCGCCGCAGACGATGATGCGCGTCGATGGCCGCCGGGCCGTGGGCATCGGCATCTCGACCGAAGCGGGCGTCGATGTGGTGAAGGCCGGAGCGAAGATCGACGGCGTGCTGGCCTCGCTCACGCGCCAGATGCCCGTGGGCATGGAGCTGACGGTGCTCTATCCCGAAAACCGCATCGCCCGCGAGGCCAACTCCACGTTCATCCTCAATCTGGCCGAGTCGGTGGCGATCGTCATCCTGATCATCATGCTCGTCATGGGTTTCCGCGCCGGGGTGCTGATCGGCAGTTCGCTGTTGTTCTCGATCGGCGGCACGCTGCTGCTGATGCAGTTTCTGGGCGAGGGGCTGAACCGCACTTCGCTGGCGGGATTCATCATCGCTATGGGCATGCTCGTCGATAACGCCATCGTCGTCACCGACAATGCGCAGCAGGCCATGCTGCGGGGCGCGGGGCGAAGCAAGGCCGTCGTCGATGGAGCCAACGCCCCGCGGTGGAGCCTGCTGGGTGCCACGCTGATCGCCATATTCTCGTTCTTGCCGTTGTATCTGGCCCCTTCGTCGGTGGCCGAGATCGTGAAGCCGCTGTTCGTCGTGCTGGCCCTCTCGCTGCTGCTGAGCTGGGTGCTGGCCCTGACGCAGACGCCGTTGTTCGGGAATTTCATGCTGCGGGTGAAACCCCTCGGTCGCGATCCCTACGACACGAAATTCTACCGCGCTTTCGACCGCTTTCTGGCCGCCCTGCTGCGCCGGCGATGGGCGGTCGTGGCCGTCGTCGTCGGACTGTTCGCCCTTTCGCTGGTCGTCATGGGGCTGATGCCTCAGAACTTCTTCCCGTCGCTCGACAAACCCTATTTCCGCGCCGACGTGTTGCTGCCCGAGGGGTACGACATCCGCGATACGGAGCGCAACCTGCTTTCGATGGAGGAGTGGCTCCGCGAACAGCCCGAGGTGAAGACCGTCTCGATGACGCTCGGCTCCACGCCGCCGCGCTACTATCTGGCCAGCAGCAGCGTTTCGATGCGTCCCAATTTCGGCAACGTCCTCGTCGAACTGCACGACAAGCGGCAGACCGAATCCGTCGAGGCGCGGTTCAACGCCTGGGTCACCGCGAATCTCCCCGACGTATGGCTGCGCTCGTCGCTCTTCAAGCTCTCGCCCGTGCCCGACGCGGCCATCGAATTCGGTTTCATCGGCGAGAACGCCGACACGCTGCGCCGCCTGACGGCCGCCGCCGAGGAGGTGATGTGGCGCACGCCGGGGGCGGTGAACATCCGCAACGGCTGGGGCAACCGCGTGCCGATGTGGCAGCCGGTCTACTCGCAGATGAAGGGCCAGCGCATCGGCATCACCCGCAGCCAGATGGCCCGGGGCATCACCATCGCCACGCAGGGGTACGCGCTGGGCGAATACCGCGAGGGTGACCAGTTCATGCCGATCCTGCTGAAAGACGAGAACATCGGTTCCTACAACCTCACCAACTTGCAGGCCCTGCCGATCTTCAGCCCTTCGGGCAAGGTGTTTTCGATCGAGCAGGCCACCGACGGCTTCCGCTTCGACTTCCGGCCGGGCGTCATCAAGCGCTTCAACCGCCAGCGGGTGATGAAGGCGCAGTGCGATCCCGCCCGCGGGGTCAACACCATGCAGCTGTTCGCCGCGCTGCGCGACTCGATCGACCGCGCCGTGGTGCTTCCCGAGGGCTATTCGATGAAGATCTTCGGCGAGCAGGAGAGCCAGCAGGAGTCCAACGAGGCGCTGGCCGAATACATGCCGCTGACGCTGGTGCTGATCCTGATCGTCCTGCTGCTGCTGTTCCGCAACTACCGCGAACCGGTCGTCATCCTGCTGATGATACCGCTCATCTTCATCGGCGTGGTGCTCGGACTGGCCGTCACGGGCAAGGTGTTCAACTTTTTCTCGCTGCTGGGGCTGCTGGGACTGGTCGGCATGAACATCAAGAACGCCGTGGTGCTCGTCGAGCAGATCGGCGTGCTCCGGGCCGCCGGCAAGGACCCCTACGAGGCGCTGACGTCGGCCACGCGCAGCCGCATCGTCCCCGTGGCGATGGCTTCGGGAACGACCATTCTGGGCATGCTGCCGCTGTTGTTCGACTCGATGTTCGGGGCTATGGCCGCCACGATCATGGGCGGACTGCTCGTGGCTACGCTGCTGACGGTCTGCGTGCTCCCGGTGGTCTACGCCTTGTTCTATAACATTCGCAAACCATGA
- a CDS encoding efflux RND transporter periplasmic adaptor subunit, giving the protein MRILPLLTIALLAGACGRKTPAPETVRSVKVTTAAGAGIIDKDFAGMATPDDAVNLAFKVAGQVLDVPVAQGQSVKKGALLAELDPRDIELQVAATRSAFEEARSQQQRMQRLVEHEAVSRQEAEAASTRYAQARSTYENTLDLLKDTRLRAPFAGVVERKYVDNFERVQAGQSILRLVNPVTTTVQFTLPETGLSLLRDSSTRFTVEFDNYRGAAIPARLKEYVETSSDASGFPVSLTLENPDPARYRISPGMSCTITMQSADPVPDAVSLPVSAVYAPAEGGTYVWIVGADDRVTRREVKPGELFGRDRVVIDSGVAPGDRVVTAGVYQLREGERVRILR; this is encoded by the coding sequence ATGCGTATTTTACCTCTTTTGACGATCGCCCTGCTTGCCGGGGCGTGCGGCCGCAAAACCCCGGCTCCCGAGACGGTGCGTTCCGTGAAGGTCACGACGGCCGCGGGCGCAGGCATCATCGACAAGGATTTTGCCGGTATGGCCACCCCCGACGATGCCGTGAACCTCGCTTTCAAGGTGGCGGGGCAGGTCCTCGACGTTCCTGTCGCGCAGGGGCAGAGCGTGAAGAAAGGGGCGCTGCTCGCCGAACTGGACCCCCGGGACATCGAGTTGCAGGTGGCGGCGACGCGCTCGGCCTTCGAGGAGGCCCGCTCGCAGCAGCAGCGCATGCAGCGTCTCGTGGAGCACGAGGCCGTGTCGCGGCAGGAGGCCGAGGCCGCCTCGACGCGCTATGCGCAGGCGCGCTCCACCTATGAAAACACCCTCGATCTGCTGAAAGACACGCGCCTGAGGGCTCCGTTCGCCGGGGTCGTCGAGCGCAAATACGTCGATAATTTCGAACGGGTGCAGGCCGGACAGTCGATCCTTCGGCTGGTCAACCCCGTCACCACCACTGTCCAGTTCACCCTTCCCGAAACCGGGCTGTCGCTGCTGCGGGACAGTTCGACGCGTTTCACCGTCGAGTTCGACAATTACCGGGGCGCGGCGATTCCGGCCCGCCTGAAGGAGTATGTCGAAACCTCGTCCGACGCTTCGGGATTCCCCGTGTCGCTGACTCTCGAAAATCCCGATCCGGCGCGTTACCGCATTTCGCCCGGCATGTCGTGCACGATCACCATGCAGAGCGCCGATCCGGTTCCCGACGCCGTGTCGCTGCCCGTGTCGGCCGTCTACGCTCCGGCCGAGGGCGGCACCTATGTCTGGATCGTGGGCGCCGACGACCGCGTCACGCGCCGCGAGGTGAAGCCCGGGGAGTTGTTCGGCCGCGACCGCGTGGTCATCGACAGCGGCGTCGCTCCGGGCGACAGGGTCGTCACGGCCGGCGTCTACCAGCTGCGTGAAGGGGAGCGGGTCCGGATTTTAAGATGA
- a CDS encoding BT_3928 family protein, producing MRRTRAFKILANVCRLILACTFILSGFSKVIDPWGTALKVNEYLSIYGMEYLQPASMTFSIWLCGAELMMGCMLLLKVRIRLISIFALVSMIFFTLLTLLSATLIPVEDCGCFGEALKLTPWETFAKNVALLPMAFVVWWRYRPDKIFAFKPLEIVLTCTFFFLSMYLGYYCYIHLPLIDFLPYKVGVNIHEAMQEPAVESGESETVLVYRNRKTGREREFSLDDTEWQDAEKWEWVDTRTVSELPSVRPLVSEFALRDAEGDATEEVLTMPGRVYMLCVTEFDRLPRPCARRMARLVEHAREEGAHVVCLTPDPLYGVTWHDFGSGEVRCYNIDASTMKTMLRADNGLVVLDDGTITAKKNCRDIRP from the coding sequence ATGAGGAGGACCCGGGCTTTCAAGATTCTGGCGAACGTCTGCCGGCTGATCCTCGCCTGCACGTTCATCCTTTCGGGCTTCTCGAAGGTGATCGACCCGTGGGGCACGGCGTTGAAGGTCAACGAATACCTCTCGATCTACGGCATGGAGTACCTGCAACCTGCGTCGATGACCTTCTCGATCTGGCTGTGCGGCGCCGAGCTGATGATGGGGTGCATGCTGCTGCTCAAGGTCCGCATCCGTCTGATTTCGATCTTCGCGTTGGTTTCGATGATCTTCTTCACGCTGCTGACGCTGCTCAGCGCCACGCTGATCCCCGTCGAGGACTGCGGATGCTTCGGCGAGGCGCTGAAACTCACTCCCTGGGAGACTTTCGCCAAGAATGTCGCCCTGCTGCCGATGGCATTCGTGGTGTGGTGGCGCTACCGTCCCGACAAGATCTTCGCGTTCAAACCCCTGGAGATCGTGCTCACCTGCACGTTCTTCTTCCTCTCGATGTATCTGGGTTACTACTGCTATATCCATCTGCCGCTGATCGACTTCCTGCCTTATAAGGTCGGGGTCAACATCCACGAGGCGATGCAGGAGCCTGCCGTCGAGTCCGGCGAGTCGGAAACCGTGCTGGTCTACCGCAACCGGAAGACAGGCCGCGAGCGGGAGTTTTCATTGGACGACACCGAGTGGCAGGACGCCGAGAAGTGGGAATGGGTGGACACCCGCACCGTGAGCGAGCTGCCGTCGGTGCGGCCGCTGGTGAGCGAATTCGCCCTGCGCGACGCCGAGGGCGACGCCACGGAGGAGGTGTTGACCATGCCCGGACGGGTTTACATGCTCTGCGTCACGGAGTTCGACCGCCTGCCGCGTCCCTGCGCCCGGCGTATGGCCCGGCTGGTGGAACACGCCCGGGAGGAGGGCGCCCATGTGGTCTGCCTGACGCCCGATCCGCTGTACGGGGTCACGTGGCACGATTTCGGTTCGGGGGAGGTGCGCTGCTACAACATCGACGCCTCGACGATGAAAACCATGCTTCGGGCCGACAACGGACTGGTGGTGCTGGACGACGGAACCATCACGGCTAAAAAGAACTGTCGCGATATTCGTCCGTAG
- a CDS encoding dTMP kinase has translation MFIVLEGLDGAGKSTQVRMLRQLLSERGVESEYVHFPRFDAPVYGELIARFLRGEFGGVNEVDPYLVALLFAGDRAAAASQIRAWIAAGKAVILDRYVYSNVGFQCAKLPAGEPRDRLAQWILDLEFGYNGLPRPDMSLFLDVPFAFTERKLSEAREGDDRTYLQGGQDIHEGALDLQRRVREVYLAAAAKDDSLRVVDCCDANGAMESPGRIFDKIRAVLAPILDAR, from the coding sequence ATGTTCATCGTACTCGAAGGCTTGGACGGGGCGGGCAAATCGACCCAGGTCCGCATGTTGCGACAACTCCTCTCGGAACGGGGCGTGGAGAGCGAGTATGTGCATTTTCCGCGCTTCGACGCTCCGGTCTACGGCGAGTTGATCGCCCGTTTTCTCCGGGGGGAGTTCGGCGGCGTGAACGAGGTCGATCCCTATCTCGTGGCCCTGCTCTTCGCGGGCGACCGCGCCGCGGCGGCTTCGCAGATCCGGGCGTGGATCGCCGCGGGCAAAGCCGTGATCCTCGACCGCTATGTCTACTCGAACGTAGGCTTCCAGTGTGCGAAACTTCCTGCCGGGGAGCCGCGCGACCGACTCGCGCAATGGATTCTCGACCTCGAATTCGGTTACAACGGACTGCCGCGCCCCGATATGTCGCTCTTCCTCGACGTGCCCTTCGCCTTCACCGAGCGCAAGCTCTCGGAGGCGCGCGAGGGCGACGACCGCACCTATCTGCAAGGCGGGCAGGACATTCACGAGGGGGCCCTCGACTTGCAGCGGCGTGTCCGCGAAGTCTATCTGGCCGCCGCCGCGAAGGACGATTCGTTGCGCGTGGTCGATTGCTGCGATGCGAACGGGGCGATGGAGAGCCCCGGGCGGATTTTCGATAAGATACGGGCCGTGCTGGCCCCGATACTCGACGCACGATGA
- a CDS encoding SufS family cysteine desulfurase, which yields MLDIEKIREEFPILHREVYGRPLVYLDSGATAQKPRQVIDTIDDLYRGLNSNIHRGVHYLSEQATELYEAARERIAAFVGAAEKEEIVFTAGATASLNTVAYAWGDAFVGAGDNILVSEMEHHSNIVPWQLLARRKGAEIRVLPFDDAGALRTELLPELVDERTRVVAVTQASNTLGTRPDLRPVIEAAHAVGAVVVVDGCQGVVHGGVNVREMDCDFYAFSGHKLYGPTGIGVLYGKRELLERMPPFLGGGDMVDTVTFEETTYAPVPLKFEAGTANFVGAIGLGEAVKFVQRFDPAEIEAHEESLLRRATERLSAIDGLRIYGTAPGKCAIVSFNVEGVHPYDMGMILDKLGIAVRTGQHCAEPVMDHYATTGMCRASFALYNTLAEADALAAGVERAVRMLRN from the coding sequence ATGCTCGACATCGAAAAAATACGGGAGGAGTTCCCGATCCTGCACCGCGAGGTCTACGGCCGGCCGTTGGTTTACCTCGACAGCGGAGCCACGGCGCAAAAGCCTCGTCAGGTGATAGATACGATCGACGACCTCTACCGGGGCCTGAACTCGAACATCCATCGCGGGGTGCATTATCTCTCGGAGCAGGCCACGGAGTTGTACGAGGCGGCTCGGGAGCGGATCGCCGCGTTCGTCGGGGCGGCCGAGAAGGAGGAGATCGTCTTCACGGCGGGCGCCACGGCGTCGCTCAACACGGTGGCCTATGCCTGGGGCGACGCCTTCGTCGGGGCCGGGGACAACATCCTCGTCAGCGAGATGGAACACCACTCGAACATCGTGCCGTGGCAGCTGCTGGCCCGGCGCAAGGGGGCCGAGATCCGCGTGCTGCCGTTCGACGATGCGGGAGCGCTGCGCACGGAGCTGCTGCCGGAACTCGTGGACGAACGGACCCGTGTGGTGGCCGTGACGCAGGCGTCGAACACGCTCGGTACGCGGCCCGACCTGCGGCCCGTTATCGAAGCGGCGCATGCCGTCGGGGCCGTCGTCGTCGTGGACGGCTGTCAGGGCGTGGTCCACGGCGGGGTGAACGTCCGGGAGATGGACTGCGATTTCTACGCCTTTTCGGGCCACAAGCTCTACGGTCCGACGGGCATCGGCGTGCTGTACGGCAAGCGGGAGCTGTTGGAGCGGATGCCGCCGTTCCTCGGGGGCGGCGATATGGTCGATACGGTGACTTTCGAGGAGACCACCTATGCCCCCGTGCCGCTGAAATTCGAGGCCGGAACGGCCAATTTCGTGGGTGCCATCGGATTGGGCGAGGCGGTGAAGTTCGTGCAGCGGTTCGATCCGGCGGAGATCGAGGCGCACGAAGAGTCGCTGCTGCGCCGCGCCACGGAGCGGCTGTCAGCCATCGACGGACTGCGGATCTACGGCACGGCGCCCGGCAAGTGCGCCATCGTGTCGTTCAACGTCGAGGGGGTGCATCCCTACGATATGGGGATGATCCTCGACAAACTGGGCATTGCGGTCCGCACGGGCCAGCACTGCGCCGAACCCGTGATGGACCACTACGCCACGACGGGCATGTGCCGGGCCTCGTTCGCGCTGTACAATACGCTTGCGGAGGCCGATGCGCTGGCCGCCGGGGTCGAACGGGCCGTGCGGATGCTGCGCAACTGA